Below is a genomic region from Methanofollis sp. UBA420.
CGAAGAGACTGCCTGGCTGGAGGCCGACCTCGCCCGGTCTTCGGGCCGGATCTTCGTCGCCTTCCACCACCCAGTCTACTCGTCCAATGAACGTCACTGGGGCGGCGACCGCGTCCTGCAGAGGGAGTGGGCGCCACTCTTCGATCGCTACAACGTAACGGCGGTCTTCAACGGGCATGTCCATGCCTATGAGCGCTACGAAGTCAACGGGACGCCATACTTCGTGATCCCGTGCGGCGGGGAGGAACTCTTCCCTCTTGCCGAAAAAAAGGCCCCGGGTTTTGAAAACGGCCTCGACCACACCCTCGCGTACCTGCGGGTCAGTGTGGACGGAGAGAGGGTGACAGTCTCCACGGTGCCTGTTGCCAGGATCTCCGGGGATAACAGGGAGGTTGTGAGCCTCTACCCTCGGAACAGTACTTTCGAGACCGTTGAGGTGACGCAGGAGGCAGAAGGGAGGGACGCCGCGCAGGCGCCTCTCTCTCCCTTCTGTGCATGTGCGGCGGCAGGTATGGCCGCCCTGTGGCTGAGAAAAGAAAGATGATCGTATGAACGTAACAAAGAGTGTATTTCTGCTCCTGCTCCTCTGTATCTGTATCGCAGGGGTGCAGGCCGCACCGACGACCTCGGTGCATGTGGTAAAATTTGCAGACGACGGCACCACGGTGCTTAATGAGACGACCGTTGACTACCTGTGGATGGAGGCGAACCTCCCCATCCTCGGCGACGGTACGACTCACTACTACCACCAAGGCCCAGTCTTCGCCGAGGACAAGGAGGCCCAGTGGGACAGGAACGAGACCACGAACTTCAAGGACCGCGGGGCAGTGAAGGGCACGGATGTCAGGGACCTCTGCGACCTTGTCGGCGGGATGCAGCCCGGCGACGAGGTGATGATCCGCGCCTCTGACGGCTATCATGTCGAGTTCGACTACGCAAACGTCTGCACGCCAGAACCCAGGCAGGGGCCGATGGGCCTCTGCTGGTACAATGGCGAGGAGGTCGCCGTCGGCGAGAGGCAGGGTGTCGGATACCCTCCTGACTACTATATGGGCATGCGCCTGGTCTTCTTCGCCGACAACTCCACCAACCCCGAAGGGAAGCACGTCTTCGGCAACCAGGACATGCGCGAGTCTTTCCCGCCCGAGGCTATCCACCTCTTCAACGACCTCTACCCCTCGACCTCGGGCTACACGGTGAAGTGGATCGACGAGGTCAGGGTCTATGCAGGCGGCTACCAGGGCAAGAAGAACGTCCCGGTGAAGTCTCTGCAGGGGAGCGGCGATGCGGCGCCGACGACGACCGCACCGCAGAGCCCTGCCCCTCTCTTTGCGACGCTCACGGCGCTCGTTCTCTGCCTCTTCGTGAGGAGGGTGGCGCCATGAAGGCAGTTCAGGGACTAATGGCGGCCTGTCTCCTCCTCTGCACCCTCGCGGCTGCAGGGTGCACGGGCACCACCGCACAGGACGACCCGGCATGGAACCTGACCCTTGTCGGCGACGGCGAGAAGGTGCTTTCCATGAAAGATATCAGGGCCCTGCCGGCCTGGGAGGGCTACGGCTATGCCGTCTCCACGACCGGGATCACGTACGGGCCGTACACGGTGAAGGGCGTGCCTGTCACCGATCTTGCAGACCTGGTCGGCGGCATCCCTGTGGGAGGGCAGGCTTGGGTCTCGGCGCCTGACGGTTACCTCTGGGTCTTCGACGACGAGCAGGTGCATGGTGAGGGCTTCATCACCCTCAACGAGGATCTGAAGGAGATACCCTCGCCTGCCCTCACCGTCGTCCTCGCCTACGAGTTCAATGGCACGGCGATCACGAATGAGGACGGCGGGCCCCTGCGGATCGTCGTCGGAACGGCAGAACCGGGCGTCGTCACCGAGGGGAGCACCTGGGTGAAGTGGGTCGACAGGATCGAGGTCAAGACGCCATGAAAAAGGGGATCATATTCCTTGCCCTTGCCTGCTTCCTCCTCGCGGCAGGGTGCACGGGGACGGGGGACGAACAGACTGTGCTGAAGGTCGTGCCCGCAGGCAGTCTTGTCGGCCCCTTCGAAGACCTGGAGACGGAGTTCGAGGCGTCCCACCCTGGCGTGGACGTGCAGGTAGAGGCGCACGGGAGCATCCAGTGCATCAGGCAGGTGACAGACCTCCACCGCGACATTGACCTGGTGGTCGTCGCGGACGAGGCCCTCATCCCCGACCTGATGTACAGGCCAGTCGAGGGGGGTGAGGGGAACTACACCGACGCGTACACCACCTTTGCCACCAACAGGGTCGTGATCGCGTTCACGAACCAGAGCAGGTATGCGGACGAGATCTCTTCCGAAAACTGGCATGACGTGCTGTCGAGGCCCGACGTCGTCGTCGGGATCTCGAACCCGATGCTCGACGCCGCAGGTTATCGGGCACTGATGGTGACGATCCTGGCAGAGAGATATTACCGGGACGATGGCCTCTTCGACGCCGTCCTCGGCGATCACCTCAGACCAAACGTGACGGTGGAAGAAAAGGACGGCGTCACGTCCATCACCCTCCCCGAGGTGCTCAAGCAGGAGACCGGGAAGGTCAGGATACGCGACGGCAGCATCTTCCTCCTCTCTCTCGTCGAGACAGGCGGTGTGGACTATGCTTTCGAGTACCTGAGCGTCGCGAAGGAGCATGGTCTGCGGTACGTCACCCTGCCGCCAGAGATCGACCTCGGGTCTGCGGAGCACCAGGAGGGGTATCGGGACGTCGTCGTCAACCTCGGTTTCCAGCGTTTCGGCTCCATAGGGAGCGACCGCGTCGGGACCCCGATTGTCTATGCGGCGACTGTCCCGAACTCCGCCCCCCACCCCGACCTTGCCCGCGAGTTCATGGACTCCATGGTCGCCGAGTTCGGGAAGGGGTATGAGGCATGGCCGGCGCCCCTCCCTGCGTGAGGGCCGGAAATCCATCACAAAATCTTTTTGTACGTCCTTCCCGGCACCGTCTGGATTTTCAGGGAGTTTTCACGGCATCACGAAAAATAAGTTTATTCCCTGACCAGCGCCGCTATGTGGTCGCCGACGTCCGCGGTCTTCGCCGCGCCGCCGAGGTCGCGGGTCACGACACCGTCCCGGATCGTCCCCTCGATCGCCCGCACGATCCCTTCTGCCGCCTCCGGTTCGCCGAGGTGGTCGAGGAGGAGGGCCCCGGCCCATATGGTGGCGATGGGGTTTGCGACGCCGAGGCCCTTATATTTCGGGGCCGACCCGTGGATGGGTTCGAACATCGAGGTCCCTTTCGGGTTGATGTTCCCGCCGGGCGCGAGGCCGAGGCCGCCCTGGATCATCGCCCCGAGGTCGGTGATGATGTCGCCGAACATATTCGGGGTGACGACGACGTCGAACCACTCCGGGTTCTTGACAAACCACATCGTCATGGCGTCGACGAAGGTGAACTCGGTCGCCACGCCCGGGTGGCGCCCGGCGACCTCGGAGAAGACCTCCCGCCAGAGGCCGTAGACGTCGGAGAGGACATTCGCCTTGTCGACAGAGGTGACCCGCCTCTGCCGCCTCCCGGCCAGGTCGAAGGCGTACTCCATCACCCGCCGGCACCCCTCGCGGGAGAGGACGCCGATCTGGTAGGCGATCTCCTCGGCGTCGCTCTCGACGTCGAGGCCGAACTTCACCGAGTAGAGGTCGCGGACGACTTCGAGTTCCTTTTTCTCCGTCTTCCTGAAGCGCGAGCCGATTCCGACATAGAAGTCTTCGGTGTTCTCCCGCACCACGACGAAGTCGATGTCCTCGGGCCCCTTGCCGGCGAGAGGGGTCTGGACCCCCTGCAACAGGCGGATCGGCCGCAGGTTCACGTACTCGTCGAAGAAGAAGCGCATCTTCAGGAGGATGCCCTTCTCCAGGATGCCGGGCTTCACGCGGTCGTCGCCGATGGCGCCGAAATAGATCGCCGGGTACCCGGAGAGTTCCTTCAGTTCCTCCTCCGTGATCAGCACCCCGGTCTCCAGGTACCTCTCTGCCCCGATATCGAAGTCCGTCCACCCGATATCGAAGCCGTACTTCTCCCCCGCGGCATCGAGGACCTTCTTCCCCTCGTCGAGGATCTCCGGCCCGATGCCATCGCCGCCTATCGCCGCGACCCTGTACACAGTTCCACCTCTTTCATCTCCTTTGCGTATTCGACCAGTCCGCCCGCGTCCACGATTGCCTGCATGAAGGGTGGCACCGGTTCGACCGGGTACCTGACGCCGTCAGACTCGATGGACCCGTCCGCGAGGTCGACCGTTATCTCGTGCCCTTCGAGGAGCGCCCCCGTATCCGGGCAGACGAGGGGGAGGAGGCCCGTGTTCACCGCGTTCCGGTAGAAGATCCGGGCGAAGGATTCTGCCACGACGACCTTCACCCCCGCACCCAGGAGGGCGAGGGGGGCGTGCTCCCGAGAGGACCCGCAGCCGAAGTTCCTGCCCGCGACGACGACGTCGCCGGGCCTGACCCCCTCCCTGAAGTCGTCCCTCGTCCCCTCGAAGACGTGCTCCGCAAGTTTCCCGGGGTCGTACTCGGTGAGGAACCTCCCCGGGATGATCGCGTCCGTGTCGATGTCGTCGCCGAATATCCAGATCCGCATCGTCACACCTCCCTCGGGTCGGTGATCTCGCCGGTGACCGCACTCGCCGCCGCCGTCGCCGCAGAGCAGAGGTAGACCCCGGCCTCCGTGCTCCCCTGCCGCCCCCTGAAGTTCCTGTTCGAGGTGGAGAGGGAGACCTCGCCCGGCGCGAGGAGGCCGAAGGCCCCGCCCATGCACGGCCCGCAGCACGGCGCCTCAACGAGGGCGCCCGCTTCGACGAAACGCTCGATCAGTCCGGCCCTGAGTGTCTTCAGGTACTCCTCCTTCGAGGCCGGGATCAGGATCACCCGCACCTCGTCGGAGAATTTTCTGTCGCCGAGGACCTCGGCGGCCTCGGCAAAGTCCTCGTACCGGCCGTTCGTGCAGGAACCGATGAAGACCTGGTCGACGTGGGTGCCGGCGACCTCGTCGACGCCGACGACATGGTCCACATTGTGGGGGACCGCAACCTGCGGCACGAGGTCGGCGACCTCGTACTCCCGCCACTCCGCATAGGTGGCGTCCCCGTCGCTCGCCAGGTCGAAGCCGGCGGCGTCTGGCCGGCGGGCCTGCATGTATTCACGCGTGACTGCATCGGGCGGGACGATCCCGGCCTTCGCCCCCATCTCGATCGCCATATTGGCGCAGGTCATCCGCCCGGCCATCGGCATCGCCCTGAAGGTCTCGCCGGTGAACTCCAGGGCCTGGTAGGTGGCGCCGTCCGCGCCGATGTCCCCGGCAATCGAGAGGATGAGGTCCTTTGCCCCGACACAGGGGGCGAAGGCGCCGTTCACCTCGACACGGATCGAGTCCGGCACCCTGAAGTAGAGGGCGCCGAACTTGAGGACGAAGCCCATGTCAGTCGAGCCGATGCCGGTCGCGAACGCGCCTGCCGCGCCGTACATGCAGGTGTGCGAGTCAGAACCGACGACGATCTCGCCGGGGGCCGCGTGCCCCTTCTCCAGGACCACCTGGTGGCAGACGCCCTCCCTGAGGTCGTAGTTGTGGATGCCCTGCCCGAGCGCGAACTCCCGCATGAACTTCTGGTTCTCGGCCGCCTGGATGGAGTCGGCCGGCACCTGGTGGTCGAAGAGCATCACGATCCGCGCCGGGTCGAAGACTCTCTCTCCGCCCATCTCCCTGAACTTCTGAATGGCAAGGGGGCCGGTGATGTCATGGATCATCGCGCGGTCCACGGCCGCCATCACCACATCGCCTGCCTCTATCTCCTTCCCGCACCGGGAAGAGAAGATCTTTTCAACGAGAGTCGCTCCCATGCTGTGATCAACCGATCAATCGCGCCCTCCGCGTTTAAGAGGTTTGGGGCGGGCAAAGCTTGATGAAGAGAGAGGGAGAGTCTCCCCCATGCTCAGGTGTCCGAAGTGCGGGAGCACCGACCTCTACCAGGTGCTCGGCGGCTATGCCGGGACGATGTACAGGTGCAAGAGGTGCGGCTACACCGGGTCTTTTGTCGTCGAGTCGGAGGAGGAACTCCCGCCGCCGCCCGATGAGGATGAGATAAACCGGACACAGATGCGGTACTCTTTCTATGACGGCGTAAAAATCGCCGCCATCTTCTTCCTCGCCCTTATCCTGCTGGAATATATCGTCTGAGAGGGGCAGGGAGGGGGCATGTCAGTGCCTGTTCCGGAGTCTCATTGCACATCCATCCTCATGAAATAGAGGTAGGCGGAGAGAAAGAGCACGCCCAGAAGGGCGAGGAGCAGGGCGATGTTCCCCCAGAGGCCTGCGAGGACATCCGTGAAGTGCGGCGGCGTGGCGTCCGGGTCGGTGACAGTTATTCCGAACGGGCCCTGCGGACTGTTCTGCATCTTTACGACGCGATAGGGATCGATGACCGCCTCCGTGATCTTTTTATAATTGGTCTGCGGGGAAGCCGCCTCGACGATGGCGGTGACGGCCGCTTTCTTCTCATAGTATACCTTTGCTTCGGCCTCGTACGTCTTCAGCGCCTCTTCTTCTCCCTGGGGGTCCTGTTCATCCGTACCGACCGGGATCATGGCCCCGCTTTCGGACATTATGATCTTCTGCACGTACGGAGGATCTGGTCGTTCACCCGCCCATGCATCGATGGTGATCTCACCTGCGAGAGGCAGGAGAGAGGAGAGGATGATGAAGACGACGAGGGTGGCGATGAGCGCGCTCCCGCTGTCCCGTGCAAGAGTGGAGAGGGTGAGGGCGAGGGAGAAATAGATGAGGAGGAAGAGGATCGAGGCCGCCCCGAAGGTGACGATGGCGGAGAACTCGTCGACGGTCGGAATGATGCCGGCGATGAGGAGCATTGCAAGGGAGACAAGGAGGGCCAGCCCAATTGCGAGGACGATCGCCGCACCCCCGCCGATCGCCTTGCCGTTGATCACCTCGTCACGGTAGATCGGGTGGGAGAGGAGGGTCTTGAGTGTCTTCGTCTCTTTCTCCTTTGAGACCAGATCGAAACCCACCGCGATCGCAAGGACCGCCCCGATAATGACGATCTGGTCTGAGATGGAGGAATATATGGAGAGCACAGAAGGTCTGTCGGGCATCCACCCGGTTACTCCGCTGCTTTCAACAGCCGCTATCTTTTCCTGGTACGCTGCAAGGTCTCTGTCGTACTCTCCGATACCCTGGGAGATCCCGATGACCGAGATGATCAGGAAGAGCGCCAGGATGACAAAGAAGCGTTTGCTGGTGAGGTGGTCGGCAAACTCCTTCTGCGCTATGATCATGCATCTGGAAACATTCATACGTCGCCCTCTGAGACTGGTATGCGTGAGTCGGTCCTGACCGACATTATCCTTTCTTTTTGATGGAACGCCCTATCAGGATCAGGAGCAAACGTGTTCCGAAAAATGGGACAACGAGATCCGATGAAGTCCGCCAGGACCCCTCCCTGACCGGACGATATAATTAGTACAAAGGCGAACAATATTCTATGGCATACATGAACTGGTCAGACGACCTCTCTGTCGGCGTCTCCGAGATCGACGAACAGCACAAGAAACTCGTCGCCCTGATCAACGCACTCCACGACGCCATGCGCTCCGGGCAGGGGAAGGACGCTCTCGAAAAGACTCTTGGAGAACTTGCGGCGTACACGCAGTACCACTTCACCGCCGAAGAAGAGTACATGCAAAAATTCGGGTATCCCGCCTACGCCTCCCACAAGAAGGAACACGACGCCTTTGTCGCAAAAGTCGCGGATTTTCAGGAGGCATATGCCGGCGGACGTCTCGGTCTCTCCATTGAGGTGATGAAGTTCCTGCGTGACTGGGTCGCGGGCCATATCAGGGGGAGCGACACGCACTATACTACCTGCTTCCAGGAGCACGGACTGAACTGAGAGTCGGGGGCTTTCCCCGGCGATAAACCCATACCTCATCCCGGAAAAAAGTATACTATAGATGCTCAGAGACCGGGTCTACAATATTCTTGAGAGCACTCCCGCAGGAGGCATCGCCGGGAGCGTCTTTGGTGTCTTCATCGCCGCCCTCATCCTCCTCAATGTCACCGCGGTGATCCTTGCCACCGACGAACCATTGTACCTCGCCTTCCGGTCGGCATTCGATCTCTTCGAGGTCTTTTCTGTGGCAGTCTTCTCCGTCGAATATCTCCTCCGCCTCTGGACGGCACCCTGCAACCCGACATTCCGGGGTATCGGCGGGCGAGCACGCTTTGCCGCCACGCCGATGGCGGTGATCGACCTTCTTGCGGTCCTCCCCTTCTACCTGCCGATGGTCCTGCCCCTCGACCTCCGCGTCCTGCGGATGCTCAGGATCCTGAGGATCTTCAGGCTCCTGAAACTCTACCGCTACTCCGATGCCCTCAAGACCCTGGGCCGTGTGCTCAGCGCCGAGAGGGAGGCGCTCACAGTCGTGGGGTTCGTGCTCGTCGTCCTCCTTGTGATCACATCGACCCGGATGTACTTCGTCGAGCACGACGCCCAACCCGATGCCTTCTCCAGCATCCCGATGGCGATGTGGTGGGCGGTGGCGACCCTCACCACCGTCGGCTACGGCGACGTCTACCCGATCACCCCGCTCGGCAGATTCCTCGGGGGATGCATCGCCGTCCTCGGCATCGGCATGTTCGCCCTCCCTGCTGGCATCCTTGCCTCGGCTTTCGGTGACGAGATCAGAAACAGGCACAGGAAAAAGCAGGTCTGCCCACACTGCGGGAAATACATCGACGATCCTTCATCTAAAAAAGAGGACGCGAAAAATTGGTGAGATCTCTAAACTGAGGGAAACCAGGACGCTCGGCGCGGGCGCAGGTCCAGGATCTCTGTCCCGCACGGGTCTTCAGGCTCTGCAGATGTTAATCATCACACCCGGCACAGCGGCAGAGGTCGCGGCTGATCCGCAGCACGATAAGGTCCTCGTCCTCAACCCTCTCCTCTGCAGCGAGGAGCACAATATAACCGAAGCCTGAAAAGAGTTTCCGCACTTCATCGGGATCGGTCAGGGAGGAGACGAGGAGGAGGATGCGGCCGAAGGGCGCAAGCACCCGCCCGACGTCGGCGGCAAAGCGCTCGATCGTCTCCCTCCCGCTCGGGCCGCCGTCCAGCGCGTATTCAAGCCAGTCATCGATCCTCTCCTCCGGTGCGGTCGGGAGGTACGGCGGGTTGAAGAGGACGAGGTCGAAGGGGCCGCGAACCCCTGCCATCAGGTCGGTCCGCACCGTCTCGACGCCCCGCTCCCGCGCCGCCCGGGCCGCATGGGGGTTGATGTCGGTGGCGACGACGCTCCCCGCCCGGCCGAGGAGGGCCGCCGTAACCGCCCCGCTCCCGCACCCCACTTCGAGGATGCGGTCCTCGGGCCGCACCTCCGCGAGGGCGGCGGCGCGGAGGAGGAAGGTGTCCTCCGCGGGTTCGTAGACCTGGTC
It encodes:
- a CDS encoding ABC transporter permease — translated: MNVSRCMIIAQKEFADHLTSKRFFVILALFLIISVIGISQGIGEYDRDLAAYQEKIAAVESSGVTGWMPDRPSVLSIYSSISDQIVIIGAVLAIAVGFDLVSKEKETKTLKTLLSHPIYRDEVINGKAIGGGAAIVLAIGLALLVSLAMLLIAGIIPTVDEFSAIVTFGAASILFLLIYFSLALTLSTLARDSGSALIATLVVFIILSSLLPLAGEITIDAWAGERPDPPYVQKIIMSESGAMIPVGTDEQDPQGEEEALKTYEAEAKVYYEKKAAVTAIVEAASPQTNYKKITEAVIDPYRVVKMQNSPQGPFGITVTDPDATPPHFTDVLAGLWGNIALLLALLGVLFLSAYLYFMRMDVQ
- a CDS encoding bacteriohemerythrin — encoded protein: MAYMNWSDDLSVGVSEIDEQHKKLVALINALHDAMRSGQGKDALEKTLGELAAYTQYHFTAEEEYMQKFGYPAYASHKKEHDAFVAKVADFQEAYAGGRLGLSIEVMKFLRDWVAGHIRGSDTHYTTCFQEHGLN
- a CDS encoding ion transporter is translated as MLRDRVYNILESTPAGGIAGSVFGVFIAALILLNVTAVILATDEPLYLAFRSAFDLFEVFSVAVFSVEYLLRLWTAPCNPTFRGIGGRARFAATPMAVIDLLAVLPFYLPMVLPLDLRVLRMLRILRIFRLLKLYRYSDALKTLGRVLSAEREALTVVGFVLVVLLVITSTRMYFVEHDAQPDAFSSIPMAMWWAVATLTTVGYGDVYPITPLGRFLGGCIAVLGIGMFALPAGILASAFGDEIRNRHRKKQVCPHCGKYIDDPSSKKEDAKNW
- a CDS encoding HemK2/MTQ2 family protein methyltransferase; amino-acid sequence: MEYQHDQVYEPAEDTFLLRAAALAEVRPEDRILEVGCGSGAVTAALLGRAGSVVATDINPHAARAARERGVETVRTDLMAGVRGPFDLVLFNPPYLPTAPEERIDDWLEYALDGGPSGRETIERFAADVGRVLAPFGRILLLVSSLTDPDEVRKLFSGFGYIVLLAAEERVEDEDLIVLRISRDLCRCAGCDD
- a CDS encoding argininosuccinate synthase, translating into MNVTKSVFLLLLLCICIAGVQAAPTTSVHVVKFADDGTTVLNETTVDYLWMEANLPILGDGTTHYYHQGPVFAEDKEAQWDRNETTNFKDRGAVKGTDVRDLCDLVGGMQPGDEVMIRASDGYHVEFDYANVCTPEPRQGPMGLCWYNGEEVAVGERQGVGYPPDYYMGMRLVFFADNSTNPEGKHVFGNQDMRESFPPEAIHLFNDLYPSTSGYTVKWIDEVRVYAGGYQGKKNVPVKSLQGSGDAAPTTTAPQSPAPLFATLTALVLCLFVRRVAP
- a CDS encoding 3-isopropylmalate dehydrogenase; its protein translation is MYRVAAIGGDGIGPEILDEGKKVLDAAGEKYGFDIGWTDFDIGAERYLETGVLITEEELKELSGYPAIYFGAIGDDRVKPGILEKGILLKMRFFFDEYVNLRPIRLLQGVQTPLAGKGPEDIDFVVVRENTEDFYVGIGSRFRKTEKKELEVVRDLYSVKFGLDVESDAEEIAYQIGVLSREGCRRVMEYAFDLAGRRQRRVTSVDKANVLSDVYGLWREVFSEVAGRHPGVATEFTFVDAMTMWFVKNPEWFDVVVTPNMFGDIITDLGAMIQGGLGLAPGGNINPKGTSMFEPIHGSAPKYKGLGVANPIATIWAGALLLDHLGEPEAAEGIVRAIEGTIRDGVVTRDLGGAAKTADVGDHIAALVRE
- the wtpA gene encoding tungstate ABC transporter substrate-binding protein WtpA, with product MKKGIIFLALACFLLAAGCTGTGDEQTVLKVVPAGSLVGPFEDLETEFEASHPGVDVQVEAHGSIQCIRQVTDLHRDIDLVVVADEALIPDLMYRPVEGGEGNYTDAYTTFATNRVVIAFTNQSRYADEISSENWHDVLSRPDVVVGISNPMLDAAGYRALMVTILAERYYRDDGLFDAVLGDHLRPNVTVEEKDGVTSITLPEVLKQETGKVRIRDGSIFLLSLVETGGVDYAFEYLSVAKEHGLRYVTLPPEIDLGSAEHQEGYRDVVVNLGFQRFGSIGSDRVGTPIVYAATVPNSAPHPDLAREFMDSMVAEFGKGYEAWPAPLPA
- a CDS encoding 3-isopropylmalate dehydratase large subunit, translating into MGATLVEKIFSSRCGKEIEAGDVVMAAVDRAMIHDITGPLAIQKFREMGGERVFDPARIVMLFDHQVPADSIQAAENQKFMREFALGQGIHNYDLREGVCHQVVLEKGHAAPGEIVVGSDSHTCMYGAAGAFATGIGSTDMGFVLKFGALYFRVPDSIRVEVNGAFAPCVGAKDLILSIAGDIGADGATYQALEFTGETFRAMPMAGRMTCANMAIEMGAKAGIVPPDAVTREYMQARRPDAAGFDLASDGDATYAEWREYEVADLVPQVAVPHNVDHVVGVDEVAGTHVDQVFIGSCTNGRYEDFAEAAEVLGDRKFSDEVRVILIPASKEEYLKTLRAGLIERFVEAGALVEAPCCGPCMGGAFGLLAPGEVSLSTSNRNFRGRQGSTEAGVYLCSAATAAASAVTGEITDPREV
- a CDS encoding molybdopterin-dependent oxidoreductase, encoding MKAVQGLMAACLLLCTLAAAGCTGTTAQDDPAWNLTLVGDGEKVLSMKDIRALPAWEGYGYAVSTTGITYGPYTVKGVPVTDLADLVGGIPVGGQAWVSAPDGYLWVFDDEQVHGEGFITLNEDLKEIPSPALTVVLAYEFNGTAITNEDGGPLRIVVGTAEPGVVTEGSTWVKWVDRIEVKTP
- a CDS encoding 3-isopropylmalate dehydratase small subunit codes for the protein MRIWIFGDDIDTDAIIPGRFLTEYDPGKLAEHVFEGTRDDFREGVRPGDVVVAGRNFGCGSSREHAPLALLGAGVKVVVAESFARIFYRNAVNTGLLPLVCPDTGALLEGHEITVDLADGSIESDGVRYPVEPVPPFMQAIVDAGGLVEYAKEMKEVELCTGSRR